The Dehalobacter sp. genome window below encodes:
- the modB gene encoding molybdate ABC transporter permease subunit, with product MGFDYTPIILSLKVATAAVIIVVLLGIPLAGHMARRNFPGKDLVEAFVTLPLVLPPSVVGFILLWLFGKNGPLGQFLAGVFHVSVVFNLAGAVIAAAVVSFPMMYQSTKAAMEGVDRTLENAARTLGAGELRVFLTITIPLSWPGIVSGFILSFARSLGEFGATLMIAGNIPGKTQTMPIAIYMANEGGDTATAMILVVIMTAFSFLVIFWLNRWSKRQQKGLIQEEGSE from the coding sequence ATGGGCTTTGACTACACACCAATTATCTTATCCCTAAAAGTCGCAACGGCAGCAGTTATTATTGTTGTTTTGTTGGGGATCCCTTTAGCCGGTCATATGGCCAGACGAAATTTTCCGGGGAAGGATCTGGTAGAGGCTTTTGTCACTCTGCCGTTGGTTCTTCCTCCTTCGGTCGTTGGCTTTATTCTTCTTTGGCTGTTCGGTAAGAATGGACCTTTAGGTCAATTTCTGGCCGGTGTTTTTCATGTCAGCGTCGTGTTCAATCTGGCAGGTGCAGTCATTGCTGCGGCTGTAGTGTCATTCCCTATGATGTACCAATCGACGAAAGCTGCAATGGAGGGAGTCGATAGAACGCTGGAGAATGCTGCCCGTACCTTGGGTGCAGGTGAGCTGCGCGTTTTTCTTACCATCACAATCCCGCTTTCCTGGCCGGGTATTGTCTCGGGGTTCATCCTATCTTTTGCGCGTTCTCTTGGAGAATTCGGAGCCACACTCATGATCGCAGGCAATATTCCCGGAAAAACACAAACCATGCCGATTGCGATTTATATGGCCAATGAAGGCGGGGATACTGCAACGGCGATGATCCTGGTTGTGATCATGACGGCATTCAGCTTTTTAGTGATCTTTTGGCTGAACCGTTGGTCAAAAAGGCAGCAAAAAGGATTGATTCAGGAAGAGGGGAGTGAGTAA